Proteins co-encoded in one Bremerella sp. TYQ1 genomic window:
- a CDS encoding sigma-70 family RNA polymerase sigma factor: protein MNNQNGRADESFERMVAENHVQLRSFVRMLGVDPDWVDDLAQEAFLVALRDPELFEQQQDVGKWLRGIARNLVRNEIRKDARRRRILHEGFAELLLQDADCHDDDPYWQRARLSHLRDCVEQLPPKSREIVTGRYSDGWNATDLADHLSMTAAAVRQALMRIRQQLKVCVEQQTIDPV from the coding sequence ATGAACAATCAAAACGGTCGTGCCGACGAATCATTCGAGCGGATGGTCGCCGAGAATCACGTACAGCTGCGCTCATTCGTGCGAATGCTTGGGGTCGACCCTGATTGGGTGGATGACTTGGCTCAGGAAGCATTTTTGGTTGCGTTGCGCGACCCTGAATTGTTCGAGCAGCAGCAAGACGTTGGTAAGTGGTTGCGTGGAATCGCTCGCAATTTGGTGAGAAACGAAATCCGCAAGGATGCTCGGAGAAGACGGATCCTGCATGAAGGATTCGCAGAACTGCTCTTGCAGGACGCTGATTGTCACGACGACGATCCCTATTGGCAGCGTGCACGCTTGTCGCATTTGCGAGATTGTGTCGAGCAACTACCTCCTAAGAGTCGTGAGATTGTGACCGGTCGGTACTCCGATGGCTGGAATGCAACGGATTTGGCCGATCATTTAAGCATGACTGCTGCAGCCGTCCGGCAAGCCCTCATGAGAATTCGGCAACAGTTGAAAGTCTGCGTTGAACAGCAAACGATCGATCCAGTCTGA
- a CDS encoding substrate-binding domain-containing protein: protein MGKFVAIKGNARAGKMEGKKRIGVQMEIDQPYKRHVSVFAGVHKFAREVNDWHLIVDDWASRSILVQADRPIPFDGIIGRLSAEDIVRAHRRQLPVVNVLYETDETNTSGVFADYAACGRLRAEHLLSRGFRSFGTLTSYNSAAQNIEASSFATTVRSVGYPCKGLYLQGPWTVIGDTEANYRRWKRARKEIESWLDDLRIPIGLFIADVDITRVIIESCYDRGWSVPEDVAIIAGTNEEELCLHPEPSLTSLEIPYENIGYEAARLLDKLMDGQRKSSKSREKEPATKLFLAPTGVVARRSTDFIAIDNDLMRQALRFIDTNLHRVISVDDVANALLISRRKLTSEFRKHLKRTVAGEIQRLRIERVKRELLGTELIVKEIAKRSGFSSLRTLNDAFIRVVGCSPREYRSAALRGESDSV, encoded by the coding sequence ATGGGCAAATTCGTAGCGATAAAGGGCAATGCGAGGGCAGGTAAGATGGAAGGGAAAAAGCGAATCGGCGTGCAGATGGAAATCGATCAGCCCTACAAGCGACACGTCAGCGTGTTTGCCGGGGTGCACAAGTTTGCGCGTGAGGTAAATGATTGGCATCTGATCGTTGATGATTGGGCAAGCCGTTCGATTCTCGTTCAAGCAGACCGGCCGATACCTTTCGACGGCATCATTGGTCGTCTTTCGGCCGAAGATATTGTCCGCGCTCATCGTCGACAGTTGCCTGTAGTTAACGTACTTTACGAAACGGATGAAACGAATACCTCGGGCGTGTTCGCCGATTATGCTGCCTGTGGAAGGCTCAGGGCGGAGCATCTTCTTTCCCGCGGCTTTCGAAGTTTTGGCACACTCACTTCCTACAACTCAGCTGCGCAGAATATAGAAGCGAGTTCATTCGCCACGACAGTCCGATCGGTAGGATACCCGTGTAAGGGGCTATATTTGCAAGGACCATGGACGGTAATCGGAGACACCGAAGCCAACTATCGTCGTTGGAAACGTGCCCGGAAGGAGATCGAGTCTTGGCTCGACGATTTGCGAATTCCCATCGGCCTTTTCATCGCGGATGTCGATATCACTCGCGTGATCATTGAAAGCTGCTACGACCGAGGTTGGAGTGTGCCGGAAGACGTCGCCATTATTGCCGGGACGAACGAAGAGGAACTGTGCCTGCATCCGGAACCAAGTCTGACGAGCCTGGAAATACCATACGAGAATATCGGATATGAAGCGGCTCGACTTCTCGACAAGCTTATGGACGGGCAAAGGAAGTCCTCTAAGAGTCGTGAAAAAGAACCTGCCACTAAATTGTTCCTCGCACCAACTGGTGTAGTCGCTCGTCGTTCCACGGACTTTATCGCGATCGACAACGACTTGATGCGACAAGCCTTGCGGTTTATTGATACAAATCTTCATCGGGTAATTTCGGTTGACGATGTAGCCAACGCCTTACTCATTTCGCGCAGGAAGTTAACCTCTGAATTCAGAAAGCATCTGAAGCGAACTGTAGCTGGCGAGATTCAGCGCCTGCGGATTGAACGGGTAAAACGTGAACTATTAGGAACGGAACTGATTGTTAAGGAAATTGCAAAACGTAGTGGTTTTAGTAGCTTGCGTACTCTGAATGATGCGTTCATTCGTGTCGTCGGATGCTCTCCTCGAGAATACCGAAGTGCGGCCCTCAGAGGTGAAAGCGATTCGGTATGA